A part of Solibacillus sp. FSL H8-0538 genomic DNA contains:
- the pyrE gene encoding orotate phosphoribosyltransferase: MSLQNEIAHAMLKVGAVELNPTDLFTWASGIKSPIYCDTRLTISDPVIRKQLANGLASLIKENFGETEVVAGTATAGIPHAAWVADILELPMVYVRSKAKEHGRGNQIEGKYAAGQKVVVVEDIVSTGGSSITAVEALRAAGCEVLGVVCVYTYNLPKAEEAFAAADVKYASLTNFDYLIEAANESGTIQEDQIPFLKSWHADLKAGTLK; this comes from the coding sequence ATGTCATTACAAAACGAAATCGCACATGCAATGTTAAAAGTAGGAGCAGTGGAACTAAATCCAACAGACCTTTTCACATGGGCTTCAGGAATCAAATCTCCAATTTACTGCGATACACGCTTAACAATTTCAGATCCTGTTATTCGTAAACAATTAGCGAACGGGTTAGCTTCATTAATCAAAGAAAACTTCGGTGAAACAGAAGTTGTAGCAGGAACAGCAACAGCAGGTATCCCACATGCAGCTTGGGTTGCGGATATTTTAGAATTACCAATGGTGTATGTACGCTCAAAAGCAAAAGAGCATGGCCGCGGTAACCAAATTGAAGGTAAATATGCAGCTGGTCAAAAAGTGGTTGTGGTAGAAGACATCGTATCAACTGGCGGCTCTTCAATTACAGCGGTAGAAGCATTACGCGCGGCGGGCTGTGAAGTATTAGGGGTAGTTTGTGTATATACTTATAACTTACCAAAAGCTGAAGAAGCATTCGCTGCTGCAGATGTAAAATATGCATCACTTACAAACTTCGACTACTTAATCGAAGCAGCAAACGAATCAGGCACGATTCAAGAAGACCAAATTCCGTTCTTAAAGAGCTGGCACGCGGATCTTAAAGCGGGTACTCTTAAATAA
- the pyrF gene encoding orotidine-5'-phosphate decarboxylase produces the protein MNNKPIIALDFPGEKEVFHFLNKFNEPLFVKIGMELYMQEGPDIVRKVKEQGHDIFLDLKLHDIPNTVKSAMKGLARLGVDLVNVHAAGGKPMMEGALEGLEAGTAAGKERAALIAVTQLTSTTEIQMQQEQKIALSLQDSVLHYARLTKQAGLNGVVCSVHEARAIADACGEDFLRVTPGIRMAGGDAHDQKRIATPDGARQDGSSLIVVGRAITGAADPIAAYKNVCELWEEK, from the coding sequence ATGAACAACAAACCAATTATTGCACTTGACTTTCCTGGAGAAAAAGAAGTGTTCCACTTTTTAAATAAATTTAACGAGCCTTTATTCGTAAAAATCGGCATGGAGCTTTATATGCAGGAAGGTCCAGACATTGTTCGTAAAGTAAAAGAGCAAGGTCACGACATTTTCCTGGATTTAAAACTTCATGATATTCCGAATACAGTGAAGTCCGCAATGAAAGGTTTAGCACGACTTGGTGTTGATTTAGTCAATGTTCATGCAGCGGGTGGTAAGCCCATGATGGAAGGTGCGCTTGAAGGCTTAGAGGCAGGAACAGCTGCTGGTAAAGAGCGCGCGGCATTAATCGCGGTAACACAATTAACATCAACGACAGAAATTCAAATGCAGCAAGAGCAAAAAATTGCGTTATCACTACAAGATTCAGTATTACATTATGCGCGTCTTACAAAACAAGCGGGCTTAAATGGTGTCGTTTGTTCGGTTCATGAGGCACGTGCGATTGCAGATGCGTGCGGTGAGGATTTCCTTCGCGTCACGCCAGGTATTCGTATGGCAGGTGGCGATGCACATGACCAAAAACGTATTGCAACGCCAGACGGGGCTCGTCAAGACGGTTCTTCATTAATCGTCGTTGGCCGTGCTATTACAGGTGCAGCGGATCCAATAGCAGCTTATAAAAATGTTTGTGAATTATGGGAGGAAAAATAA
- a CDS encoding dihydroorotate dehydrogenase, protein MSRINMELPGLELKNPIMPASGCFGFGREYAQLYDLSKLGAIMIKATTVETRLGNPTPRVAETAAGMLNAIGLQNPGIEKVMNEELKFLEGYDVPIIANVAGTTTEDYVEVARRISTASNVKALELNISCPNVKHGGIQFGTDAATARQLVEAVKAVSQVPVYVKLSPNVTNIVEIAQAVEAGGADGITMINTLVGMRLDERTGKPVIANGTGGLSGPAVKPVAIRMVYEVYKAVNIPIIGMGGVTNVQDVIDFMSAGASAVAVGTANFVEHFVCPNIIDALPAKLDELGVEHISEIIGRSHR, encoded by the coding sequence ATGAGCCGCATCAACATGGAACTACCAGGATTAGAGTTAAAAAACCCAATTATGCCGGCTTCAGGCTGCTTCGGATTTGGCCGTGAATACGCGCAGCTTTATGATCTATCTAAGCTGGGTGCTATCATGATTAAAGCAACAACTGTTGAAACGCGTCTAGGAAATCCAACACCGCGTGTCGCAGAAACAGCAGCAGGTATGTTAAATGCAATTGGACTTCAAAACCCAGGCATTGAAAAAGTAATGAACGAAGAATTAAAGTTTTTAGAAGGTTATGATGTGCCGATTATCGCAAATGTCGCGGGTACAACAACAGAAGACTATGTAGAAGTCGCGCGTCGCATTTCTACAGCGTCTAATGTGAAGGCATTAGAATTAAACATCTCTTGTCCAAACGTCAAACATGGTGGCATTCAATTTGGTACAGACGCGGCAACAGCACGTCAGCTTGTGGAAGCAGTAAAAGCTGTTTCACAAGTGCCAGTCTATGTAAAACTATCACCAAACGTAACGAATATAGTAGAAATCGCACAAGCTGTGGAAGCGGGCGGTGCAGACGGTATTACAATGATTAATACATTAGTAGGTATGCGCTTAGATGAACGTACAGGAAAACCTGTTATTGCAAATGGCACAGGGGGGCTATCAGGTCCAGCAGTAAAACCAGTTGCCATTCGTATGGTGTACGAAGTATATAAAGCAGTCAATATTCCGATTATCGGAATGGGCGGTGTGACGAACGTACAAGACGTAATTGATTTTATGTCAGCGGGTGCTTCTGCAGTTGCAGTAGGTACAGCAAACTTCGTTGAACATTTCGTTTGTCCAAACATTATCGACGCGCTACCAGCCAAACTGGATGAGCTAGGCGTAGAGCATATTTCAGAAATTATCGGAAGGAGCCACCGTTAA
- a CDS encoding dihydroorotate dehydrogenase electron transfer subunit, which translates to MIRQEKMTVVAQQLIATNIFELTLQGELVQDMTPGQFVHVKVSDSQEPLLRRPISIANVDKEKNEFTMIYRAEGRGTQVLASNREGQVVDVLGPLGNGFPVEAVQPGQTALLVGGGIGVPPLHELSKQLNARGVKTIHVLGFQTADVAFYDEQFAALGDTYYATVDGTKGTKGFITTVFDEVKPEFDVFYSCGPLPMLRALEQYYPEKVGYLSFEERMGCGIGACFACVCKTTDAIEKDYVKVCSDGPVFPKGVVEL; encoded by the coding sequence ATGATCCGTCAAGAGAAAATGACCGTTGTTGCTCAGCAGCTAATTGCGACAAACATTTTCGAATTGACACTACAAGGGGAACTGGTTCAGGATATGACTCCTGGCCAGTTTGTCCATGTCAAGGTGTCCGATTCGCAAGAGCCATTATTACGTCGACCAATTAGTATCGCCAATGTTGACAAAGAAAAAAATGAATTTACGATGATTTATCGTGCAGAAGGTCGAGGGACTCAGGTGCTTGCATCAAACCGTGAAGGTCAAGTAGTCGATGTACTAGGGCCACTTGGGAACGGCTTCCCAGTTGAAGCAGTACAACCTGGTCAAACGGCACTTCTAGTTGGTGGAGGAATCGGTGTACCGCCACTGCATGAATTATCAAAGCAGTTAAATGCACGCGGCGTGAAAACAATTCACGTGTTAGGCTTCCAAACAGCAGATGTTGCATTTTACGACGAGCAATTCGCGGCATTAGGTGACACATATTATGCAACAGTAGACGGCACAAAAGGAACAAAAGGTTTCATCACAACGGTATTTGATGAAGTGAAGCCAGAGTTTGACGTGTTTTACTCTTGTGGACCACTGCCAATGCTACGTGCATTAGAGCAGTACTATCCGGAAAAAGTAGGTTATTTGTCATTTGAAGAGCGCATGGGCTGCGGTATTGGTGCTTGCTTCGCATGTGTTTGTAAAACAACGGATGCAATCGAAAAAGATTATGTAAAAGTGTGCTCAGACGGGCCAGTATTCCCGAAAGGAGTTGTGGAGCTATGA
- a CDS encoding YicC/YloC family endoribonuclease, translating to MVRSMTGFGRGVTTTKSYQLTVEVRAVNHRFLEINTKFPKEWMESEVLAKKMLSDAVSRGKLDVIIFIKELQVAEHKIQINWPLLDAYRKAKEELAQNVFIEEKWTMQEIAMLDQVLVVDKESYVQTDILEAVQQAMSQAIENLLQMREREGQELEVVMLQYKEQLQQQISFIRQTSPEAVAKYRERLLARIEDVVSGQVVEERLLTEVALFAERVDISEELDRLDSHFHQLDETLQETVAIGRKLDFLMQEMHREINTIGSKNQSSQASIAVVQAKTILEKMREQVQNIE from the coding sequence TTGGTGCGTAGTATGACTGGCTTTGGCAGGGGTGTCACAACGACGAAATCTTATCAACTTACCGTTGAAGTTCGTGCTGTGAATCATCGTTTTTTAGAGATTAATACAAAGTTTCCGAAAGAATGGATGGAGTCTGAGGTTCTTGCTAAAAAGATGCTTTCCGATGCCGTTTCTCGTGGAAAACTTGATGTTATAATTTTTATAAAAGAACTCCAAGTAGCAGAACATAAAATTCAGATTAATTGGCCATTACTTGATGCATATCGTAAGGCAAAGGAAGAGCTGGCACAAAATGTCTTTATCGAAGAGAAATGGACGATGCAAGAAATTGCTATGCTTGATCAAGTATTAGTCGTTGATAAAGAATCTTATGTTCAAACAGATATTTTAGAAGCTGTACAACAGGCAATGTCCCAAGCAATTGAAAATTTATTACAAATGCGTGAACGTGAAGGACAAGAGCTTGAAGTCGTTATGCTGCAATATAAAGAGCAACTGCAACAGCAAATTTCATTCATTCGACAAACGTCGCCAGAAGCTGTAGCGAAATATCGTGAACGTTTACTTGCGCGTATTGAAGATGTAGTGAGTGGACAAGTCGTTGAGGAGCGTTTACTAACAGAAGTTGCGTTGTTTGCAGAGCGTGTTGATATTTCAGAGGAACTGGATCGCTTAGATAGTCATTTCCATCAGTTAGATGAAACGCTTCAGGAAACAGTAGCGATTGGACGTAAGCTCGATTTTTTAATGCAGGAAATGCATCGTGAAATTAATACGATTGGATCAAAAAATCAATCTTCGCAAGCTTCGATTGCTGTCGTACAAGCGAAAACAATTTTAGAAAAGATGCGAGAGCAAGTTCAAAATATTGAATAG
- the carB gene encoding carbamoyl-phosphate synthase large subunit gives MPKRTDIETILVIGSGPIVIGQAAEFDYAGTQACLSLKEEGYRVILINSNPATIMTDTEIADKVYIEPISLEFVSRILRKERPDAILPTLGGQTGLNMAIELDESGILDELNIEILGTKLDAIHKAEDRDLFRNLMYELGAPVPESDIIHNMEEAHALVARIGYPVIVRPAFTLGGTGGGICHNDQELEEIVTSGLKYSPVTQCLLEKSIAGMKEIEYEVMRDANDNAIVVCNMENFDPVGIHTGDSIVVAPSQTLSDREYQMLRNISLDIIRALKIEGGCNVQLALDPNSFQYYVIEVNPRVSRSSALASKATGYPIAKLAAKIAVGLTLDEIKNPVTGSTYACFEPALDYVVAKIPRWPFDKFESAKRNLGTQMKATGEVMALGRTFEEALLKAVRSLETGHVHIEMKHAEDLTDSWIEKRIKKAGDERLFFIGEAIRRGVTIEQIHEWSAIDLWFLNKLKKIVDMEATLAANKNDKDVLRTAKRLGFADKKVAELWETTPEAIYAFRKDTGIIPVYKMVDTCAAEFESQTPYFYGTYEDENESIRSEKESVIVLGSGPIRIGQGVEFDYATVHSVWAIKEAGYEAIIINSNPETVSTDFSISDKLYFEPLTIEDVMHIVDLEQPKGVVVQFGGQTAINLADKLAAYGVQILGTSLEDIDRAENRNKFEAALQEMGIPQPQGETAVSTEEALVIGKKLGFPVLVRPSYVLGGRAMEIVYNLEELEHYMENAVEASPDHPVLVDRYLTGQEIEVDAICDGENVLIPGIMEHIERAGVHSGDSISVYPPQKLSQDQKDVLVDYTTRLAKGLGIIGLMNIQYVISQGEVYVIEVNPRSSRTVPFLSKITNIPMANIATKAILGQSIVEQGYPTGLAKEKQGVFVKVPVFSFAKLRRVDITLGPEMKSTGEVMGKDSTLEKALYKGLVAAGMEIKTHGTVLFTVSDKDKEEAIALAKRFSTVGYRIVATEGTAAIFEQNGVRTDVVEKIGGKGRTLLDLIQNGEAQLVINTLTKGKQPARDGFRIRRESVENGVPCLTSLDTAEAMLRVIESMTFTAEEMPKSEVVH, from the coding sequence ATGCCTAAACGTACAGATATAGAAACTATTTTAGTAATCGGATCAGGTCCAATTGTTATCGGCCAAGCAGCGGAATTTGACTATGCAGGAACACAAGCTTGTCTTTCATTAAAAGAAGAAGGCTACCGTGTCATCTTAATCAACTCAAACCCAGCGACAATCATGACGGACACAGAAATCGCAGACAAAGTATACATCGAGCCAATTTCTTTAGAGTTCGTTTCACGTATTTTACGTAAAGAACGTCCAGATGCCATCCTTCCAACATTAGGCGGTCAAACAGGTCTGAACATGGCGATTGAGCTTGATGAATCAGGCATTTTAGATGAGCTAAATATCGAAATTCTTGGGACAAAACTTGATGCGATCCATAAAGCAGAGGACCGCGACTTATTCCGTAACTTAATGTATGAACTTGGTGCACCAGTACCAGAATCAGACATTATTCACAATATGGAAGAGGCACATGCGCTTGTGGCACGTATTGGCTACCCAGTAATCGTACGTCCTGCATTCACACTTGGCGGAACAGGCGGCGGTATTTGTCATAATGATCAAGAGCTTGAAGAAATCGTAACATCGGGGCTAAAATACTCACCTGTAACACAATGTCTTCTAGAAAAATCAATCGCTGGTATGAAAGAAATTGAATACGAAGTAATGCGTGACGCGAACGACAATGCCATCGTAGTATGTAACATGGAAAACTTTGACCCAGTAGGTATCCATACAGGGGATTCAATCGTAGTCGCACCTTCTCAAACATTATCAGACCGTGAATACCAAATGCTACGTAATATTTCACTTGATATTATCCGTGCGCTTAAAATCGAAGGTGGTTGTAACGTACAGTTAGCACTGGATCCAAATAGCTTCCAGTACTATGTAATCGAAGTAAACCCGCGTGTATCTCGTTCATCGGCACTTGCATCAAAAGCAACAGGTTACCCTATTGCCAAACTTGCTGCAAAAATTGCAGTAGGTTTAACGCTTGATGAAATTAAAAACCCAGTAACAGGTTCAACATACGCTTGCTTCGAGCCCGCACTTGACTATGTTGTAGCGAAAATCCCGCGCTGGCCTTTCGATAAATTTGAATCAGCAAAACGTAATTTAGGTACACAAATGAAAGCTACAGGTGAAGTAATGGCGCTTGGCCGTACATTCGAAGAAGCTTTATTAAAAGCAGTTCGCTCACTTGAAACTGGTCATGTGCATATTGAAATGAAGCATGCAGAAGACTTAACAGATTCTTGGATTGAAAAACGTATTAAAAAAGCTGGGGACGAGCGTTTATTCTTCATCGGTGAAGCAATCCGTCGCGGCGTAACAATCGAACAAATCCATGAGTGGTCAGCAATCGACTTATGGTTCTTAAATAAATTAAAGAAAATCGTTGATATGGAAGCAACACTTGCTGCAAACAAAAACGATAAAGATGTCTTACGTACAGCAAAACGTCTAGGCTTTGCTGATAAAAAAGTAGCTGAGCTTTGGGAAACGACACCGGAAGCAATCTACGCATTCCGTAAAGATACAGGCATCATCCCTGTGTATAAAATGGTTGATACTTGTGCGGCAGAGTTTGAATCACAAACACCATACTTCTACGGCACATACGAAGATGAAAACGAATCAATTCGCTCTGAAAAAGAATCGGTAATCGTACTTGGTTCGGGTCCAATCCGTATCGGACAAGGGGTAGAGTTTGACTATGCAACCGTGCACTCAGTTTGGGCAATTAAAGAAGCAGGTTATGAGGCAATCATTATTAACTCAAACCCAGAAACAGTATCTACTGACTTCTCAATTTCAGATAAATTATACTTCGAACCACTAACAATCGAAGACGTAATGCACATCGTGGACTTAGAGCAACCAAAAGGTGTAGTCGTTCAGTTTGGTGGACAAACTGCCATCAACTTAGCAGATAAATTAGCAGCGTACGGCGTGCAAATCTTAGGTACTTCTCTAGAAGATATCGACCGTGCTGAAAACCGTAATAAATTCGAAGCGGCATTACAAGAAATGGGTATTCCCCAACCACAAGGGGAAACAGCGGTATCAACAGAAGAGGCATTAGTTATTGGTAAAAAACTAGGCTTCCCTGTACTAGTTCGCCCTTCTTATGTACTGGGTGGACGCGCAATGGAAATCGTGTATAACCTTGAAGAGCTCGAGCACTATATGGAAAATGCAGTAGAAGCATCTCCAGATCATCCGGTATTAGTTGACCGCTATTTAACGGGTCAAGAAATCGAAGTAGACGCAATTTGTGACGGTGAGAACGTCTTAATTCCGGGGATTATGGAGCATATTGAGCGCGCAGGTGTTCACTCTGGTGACTCCATCTCGGTCTACCCACCACAAAAATTATCACAAGATCAAAAAGATGTGTTAGTTGATTACACAACACGCTTAGCAAAAGGTCTTGGTATTATCGGTTTAATGAATATCCAGTACGTAATCTCTCAAGGTGAAGTGTACGTAATCGAAGTAAATCCACGTTCATCTCGTACAGTACCGTTCTTAAGTAAAATTACGAACATCCCAATGGCAAACATTGCAACAAAAGCGATCCTTGGTCAATCAATTGTCGAACAAGGCTACCCAACAGGTCTTGCAAAAGAGAAGCAAGGTGTATTCGTTAAAGTCCCAGTGTTCTCATTCGCCAAACTTCGTCGTGTAGACATTACATTAGGCCCTGAAATGAAATCAACAGGGGAAGTAATGGGGAAAGATTCAACACTTGAAAAAGCGTTATACAAAGGCTTAGTTGCAGCAGGTATGGAAATTAAAACACATGGTACGGTTCTTTTCACAGTGTCAGATAAAGATAAAGAAGAAGCAATCGCACTTGCAAAACGTTTCTCAACAGTGGGCTACCGCATTGTAGCAACAGAAGGTACAGCAGCGATTTTCGAGCAAAACGGTGTGCGCACAGATGTTGTCGAAAAAATCGGTGGTAAAGGCAGAACATTACTTGATTTAATTCAAAACGGTGAAGCACAACTCGTAATTAACACATTAACAAAAGGTAAGCAACCAGCACGTGACGGGTTCCGTATCCGTCGTGAGTCTGTAGAGAATGGCGTACCTTGCTTAACTTCATTAGATACAGCAGAAGCGATGTTACGTGTAATCGAATCGATGACATTTACAGCAGAAGAAATGCCAAAATCGGAGGTAGTACACTAA
- a CDS encoding Rqc2 family fibronectin-binding protein, translating into MAFDGLFTRAMANEIHTLVSGRITKIHQPNALEVVLHIRAGGSNKKLLFSIHPSYARVHFTEQSIENPAEPPMFCMLLRKHIEGGFIHAVQHDGSERILQLVIESKNEIGDPITRKLVIEIMGRHSNLLLLDAGNDKIIDSLKHLPPSLNSYRTVLPGQIYMAPPAQHKVNPYEVADQDIQAFFAEDKEPKDVVTHFAAFSPMQAAELLHRIKSQDVVTAFRQFTTEVASAAHPTYLESNGKIYYSPAHLTHLEGHVTNYPNLSELLDRVFFARAERDRVKQQAGDLERWLINEINKLKLKLKKLQKDFDRAANLDQFQLYGELLMANLYNFEKGVDFVDVANYYSETGEMVRIPVSPRKTPVENAQSYYTKYNKAKNALIMVQEQLDKTVNDIAYFEMLMQQVEQAAPADIEEIREELAEQGYLRLRASKKKKKPTKPTPEEFTSSTGIKISVGKNNKQNDFLTFKIAKRNEIWLHTKDIPGSHVVIHTTEPDEATLMEAAMLSAYFSKARESSSVPVDYTEIRHVKKPSGAKPGFVIYFEQRTLYVTPDEAKILSFKK; encoded by the coding sequence ATGGCATTTGATGGATTATTTACACGAGCAATGGCCAATGAAATACATACGCTTGTTTCCGGCCGCATTACTAAAATACACCAACCGAACGCATTAGAAGTCGTCCTACACATTCGTGCGGGTGGCAGTAATAAAAAGCTGTTATTTTCGATTCACCCTTCTTATGCACGAGTCCATTTTACGGAGCAATCTATTGAAAATCCGGCAGAGCCACCAATGTTTTGTATGCTTCTACGTAAACATATTGAAGGTGGATTTATACATGCAGTCCAGCATGATGGCTCAGAGCGAATTTTACAGCTCGTTATCGAAAGTAAAAATGAAATCGGCGACCCAATTACACGTAAGTTGGTCATTGAAATTATGGGACGACATAGTAATTTACTGCTTTTAGATGCGGGTAACGATAAAATTATCGATAGTTTAAAGCACTTACCACCGTCCCTCAATAGCTACCGTACCGTGCTACCAGGTCAAATTTATATGGCTCCACCTGCTCAGCATAAAGTGAACCCATACGAAGTAGCTGACCAAGACATCCAAGCTTTTTTTGCCGAGGACAAAGAACCGAAAGATGTAGTAACTCATTTTGCTGCGTTTTCACCAATGCAAGCAGCAGAGCTACTGCACCGTATCAAGAGCCAAGATGTGGTTACGGCATTCCGACAATTTACTACCGAAGTTGCAAGTGCCGCACACCCTACGTATTTAGAAAGCAATGGAAAGATCTATTATTCACCTGCACATTTAACACATCTAGAAGGGCATGTGACGAACTATCCAAATTTAAGCGAGCTACTGGATCGTGTTTTCTTTGCCCGTGCTGAGCGCGACCGCGTAAAACAGCAAGCGGGCGATTTAGAACGTTGGCTCATTAACGAAATAAATAAATTAAAATTAAAACTAAAAAAACTACAAAAAGATTTTGACCGCGCTGCCAATCTTGATCAGTTTCAGCTGTACGGTGAGCTGTTAATGGCCAATCTGTATAATTTTGAAAAAGGCGTGGATTTTGTCGATGTTGCGAATTACTATAGTGAAACGGGTGAAATGGTACGCATCCCAGTAAGTCCGCGTAAAACACCCGTTGAAAATGCACAAAGCTACTACACAAAATATAATAAAGCGAAAAACGCGCTCATCATGGTACAGGAGCAACTCGACAAAACGGTGAATGATATCGCTTATTTCGAGATGCTCATGCAGCAAGTTGAGCAAGCAGCCCCTGCTGATATTGAAGAAATTCGTGAAGAGCTAGCGGAGCAGGGCTATCTACGTTTACGCGCATCAAAGAAAAAGAAAAAACCAACAAAACCAACGCCTGAAGAATTCACTTCATCAACAGGCATTAAAATTTCTGTCGGTAAAAACAATAAACAAAATGATTTTTTAACATTCAAAATCGCGAAACGCAATGAAATTTGGTTACATACAAAGGACATTCCAGGATCACACGTAGTTATACATACTACTGAACCTGATGAAGCAACATTAATGGAAGCAGCGATGTTAAGTGCATACTTTAGTAAAGCCCGCGAATCGTCTTCTGTACCTGTAGACTACACGGAAATCCGTCACGTGAAGAAGCCAAGTGGTGCAAAACCTGGATTTGTAATTTATTTTGAACAAAGGACTTTGTACGTTACACCAGATGAAGCTAAAATTTTATCGTTTAAAAAATAA